The Cyclobacterium amurskyense genome contains the following window.
CATTCTCTGGCCTACTAGCAGGAAGATCGGCTGCGGCAGCAGTTAGTTCCTGTATGGCAAAATCCACCACTTCAGTCCTTGAATTACGGGTTTGAGTATTGGCCTCTTCAATGGTCATTACATTGGTGATCAAAGGAACACCACCGTAAAGAAGTGACATGTAGAAATATTCGTAAGCCCTTAAAAATTTGACTTCTGCAATCCACTCATCCTTTATTGTCTGATCCATTTCTACACGCCCAATGTTCTCGAGGAAATAATTGGCTTTGAAAATGGTCCTGTATGCCCTTTGCCAAATGGCCAATACCACTTGCGTATCAGCCGCTCTTAAGTAACCACTGTATATATTCCCCACAGATCCAAATTTGTAGCTGGAGTCATCTGTAGCGCTAGAAAGGATCAGTAGCTCATTTGTATAGGAGTTATTACCTACATTACTACCATTATAAACACCAGTGAGCGCAAGCATGGCGTCACTTTGACTGTTCCAGAAGGATCCTTCTGACAACTGAACCAAGGGCTGTTCATCCAACCAATCCTGGCAACCGGTTTGACCGATCAAGATCAGAATAGACAAAACACTAACTAAGCCTAATTTTTTATATGTTTTCATAATCAGAATATCTTTTATTAAAACCTTACATTTACACCCACCACATAGGACCTGATAAGCGGATAAAACCAATCTGCTCCTCCTGTTTGCATTTCAGGATCCCAACCTTTATAAAATTTGGTGATCGTGAAAAGGTTTTCACCGGTGACATACAAGCGCACATTGTCTAGGAAGGTATCTCCAATAAGGCCCTCTGGTAGCGTATAGCCGAGTTGCACGTTTTTCAACCTTAAGAAGGTGGCATCCCGGTTCCAGAAATCAACTGGATTGGAATTGTAGAAACCAGAAGCGGTAGCGATGATTGTTGGATAAGCCGCATTGGGATCTGGATTTTCAGGTGTCCATCGGTTTTCATAAAAATCCCTTTGCACATTACTATTGTTCTCCAATGGAAAGAAGAATTGACCAAGGGTCACAAAAGCATCCCTACCTCCTTCTCCTTGAAACATAATGTTAAAGTCAAAATTCTTGTAATCCCCATTCAGTATAAAGGCATAGGTACTAAGTGGCAAAGGCTTGCCTATCACGCTTCTATCATAGGTGGAATTCACCACACCGTCTGGCACACCATCAGGTCCACTGATATCCTTGTACTTTATTCCTCCAGGGATGGCCAAATTTGAAAAGGGTTGGGTGGCATAACTCGCAACATCGGCTTCACTTACAAATAATCCATCGCTCATAAACCCATACCTGCTCCCTATCGGATGACCTATAAACAAGCCTCTTGAAATATCTCTTTCAAGGTTGGCAATTTCTAACACCTGATTCTTCACGACTGAGAAAATGGCCGACGCACCGATATTTAATTCTCCTATTGAATTTCTGTAGCTAAGGTCAAAATCCCAACCTTTGTTTTCCACCTTAGCGGCATTGGATTCAGATGGGGTAGCCCCTAACAATCTGGAAACTGAAACTGGATAAAGAATATCATTTGTGATCTTCACAAAATACTCTCCTGAAAATGACAGCCTATTTTCCATAAGTGCCAAATCAATTCCTATATTAGTCATTGTTGTTGTTTCCCATGTGATTTGCTTATTGGCAATAGTCGTCACCGCTCCTCCAGCTGAGAGCGAGCCTCCAAATGGATAATTCTGACCTAAAGCAATCAAGTCCTGATAAGGATAATTGGCAATGGATTGGTTACCCAATTTCCCCCAAGAACCCCTGATCTTGAAATCTGCAACCCAAGGAAATGCATTCTGAAAAAAGTCTTCTTGTGCTACCCTCCAACCTGCAGAAAAAGAAGGAAACAACCCCCATCTACTTTCCTCTGGGAATCTGGAAGAACCATCGTAGCGAAAATTTGCCTCCAATAGATATTTATCCTGGAAGTCATAATTTACTCTTCCAAAATAAGAAGAAAGAGTATTTCTTGCCGCACCTCCATTATTAGTTGCGCGAACAGTTGCTCCTGCATCAATTTCATAAATTTCATTGTTTGGAAACTCATCTCTGAAAGCTCCCAGGTATTTTGAGCTATAAGCTTGAGCAGATCGTCCCAAAAGCACCTGAAAAGAGTGATCATCAATATCCTTATTGTACTCTAGAAAAGCTTGAAGCGTCAAAGCTGAACTTTGGTACCATCCAGTCCTTAAACTATTTCTTTGAATTGCATAAGTAGAAGTGATAGGATAGGTCGAAATAAAAGTTTTACTTTCAGTAAGCCCTTGGGTGTAACCGGCCTGACCTGTAATTTTAAGGTCCTTTGTGATTTGGTAGATCATACTACCATTCGTATAGATATTGGATTCCTCCCCGGACACAAAGGATTGGCTGTTTAAATCTGCTTCTGGATGAGAGGTCTCATTTCGGCCGTACAATCCATCAGCTGTAAAGCCTGGTATGGCATTTGAATTCCTCATGGCTCCGGCAATTATATTCCCTATACCTCCATTGCCATAAGGAGCAGATGGTTCATTGGAACTGGTTTTATTTCCGGCCAATTTGACACTGATGCTTAATTTATCACTTAGCTTACTATCCAGGTTAAGGCGCAAATTAATCCGATCGGCATTGTTCTTTTGGATAATACCCTGTTGGTCATAATAGCCTAAAGAGAACATGTATCGCGTTTCAGCAGTACCACCACTTACAGAAAGGTCATGCTTGGTTTCTGTACCTTGACCTGAACCAAACAAATGCCCAATATGATCAAAATTGGGATAGTCAGGATTATTTCCAGCTCTGAAAAAATCAATCTCTTCATCTGTATACCTCCTTTGTTGCCCTAAATTCAGGTTATTTTCATTGACTGCTAATCCATATTCCCATGAATTCAACATCTCAGGAATCATGGTTGGGGTTTGACTGCTTACATAAGCATTGTACCTAAATACAGGCGTTCCTGATTTTCCTTTTTTGGTTTCAATAAGAATAACGCCATTTGCAGCTTTCGACCCAAAAATAGCAGCAGATGCGGCATCCTTTAACACAGAAATGCTTTCAATATCATTGGGATCTACATCATCCAGAGAAGATTCTATCATGTCCACAAGTACCAAAGGGCTATTGCCTGCGGAACTAAAAGTACCTTGTCCCCTTATTAACAAAGAGGCACTGTTTTTACCGGGATTACCCGAACTTTGACGTACAGAGATCCCACTCATCTGCCCTTGTAAAGCAAGGGATGATTTAGGTACAGACCTTTTTTCCAATGCTTCATTGGTAACAGTAGAAACAGAACCTGTTAAATTCACTTTTTTCTTGGTACCATAGCCTACCACCACCACTTCTTCCAAACCTTTAAGATCTTCTTCTAAAGCTATGTCAATAAGATTCCTTCCTATAATTGGTACTTCTTGGGTAATAAACCCAATGGACGAGAAAATCAAAACTTCAGATCCATCTGGAACATTTAAATTATAATTGCCCTCCACATCAGTGACAGTCCCCATAGACGTTCCTTTAACCAAGATGTTCACTCCTGGTAAACCAATTCCATCCGATTGGGAAGTAACCTTCCCTCTTATACTAATGGCTTGATTAGCATCATTAATACCCACTATATACCTTGTAGATTTGGAAGTCTCTATCCCAAAGGCAAATCCGGCCCCAGTAAAAACTAGTGGCCCCAAGATCCCCAGAAACAAGAAACTTAATAATCTGGTAAGTGGTCTGTAAATTAATTTTTTCATACTTTTGTGGTCGTAGATTAAACTTAGTTTTTCTGCATTTCCTATTCATTTTAAGATTCCAAATCGATACAAATGAGTAGGATCAATATCTGGCCGGAGATCATCCCACTGACCTCCGGCTTTTCTATTATTTCACCATATGCTATAATAGCAAGATCTATTAGCACTATGATAATCTTATTACCAAATTTAATTATTACATATTCGACAATCCTATACTTTTTACTAGATCTAAGATACTATCTTATAGAATTGTTAAATTTTAATGTAATAGACAATAAATACGCTATTAATTACCCAATGAAGTTTTTTTATAATTATTAAGCTATTATTTATCCCTTTAACCCGAAATATGTAATAGACATTCTATTACGTGCTGAAATCGCTTTAAAATCAGCCACTTCGTTGCTGTTTTCAATTTCACCATAGCGGTGCTATGCTAAAATCTCCAAACAGTCTGATTTTCTTGCGATTGCAACACTCATTACGAATCCTATTACATAATCCGGGTTTAAGCAGAAATTATAAATAAAATTGGGCGTACCTGTCCCCACTCCCAGAAGGGAGTTCTATATTTAAAAGAAAATCAGTTGGTTATTTAAACACAAACAGCCTAATTAAGCAAAAATTACTTCATGAGCACTGGAACTGGGTGATCCATTTTCCCAGGGCTTCTTTGGTTAAGACCGGGCTGACCGCTATTTCCCAAATCATTTTTGGCAATGGCTGCCAATTCCGTCAAGCTTTTTACTATCTCAGGCTTTTCAGCAGCCAAATTATGAGAAGAAGTAACATCATTCACGACATTAAACAAAAGTGGCTGGTTCTCTTCCCCTTCTTTAAAATACGGATGAACCTTAAACTCCTTTAAAGGCAGGAATAATTTCCACTGACCGGATCTTATGGCTTGAAGTTGATCCATATAGTAATAGTAAAAAACATCGTGAGGGGTTTTTGCATCCTTTTCTCCTAGAATCAGTGGAAGAATGTTTTTACCATCAATAATCCGATCTTGGGGAACCTTGGCTCCTGAAAGAAGGGCAAAGGTCGGTAGAAAATCCATAGTCGTCGCCATCTCCTCGCTTACGCTTCCCGCTGGAACTGTACCCGGCCACCAGAAGATAGTTGGTACTCTAAATGCCCCCTCAGCAGTAGTATAGCCTCGACCTGATAAAGGAAAGTTCGTTCCTCTTACTGTACTTTCAGGGTCATCGGTCATTGGAGCACCATTGTCTGAGGTGAAAACTACGATTGTATTTTCATCTATCCCAAGCTGCTCTAGTTTATTCATTATTTGACCAACTGACCAATCCAACTCCTCGACACTGTCTCCCCAAGGGCCTCCTTTACTTTTACCTTTGAAAGCCTCACTAGCAAAGGGTTTGGTAGTACTTCCAGGCATGGCTTGAGGCAGGTAAAGGAAAAATGGTGTATTTTGGTTTTGGTCTATAAATTCCAAAGCCTTTTCAGTGTAATCTTTGGTCAACAAATTTCTATCAACTCCTGCCTGCACTACTTTACTGTTTTCCATTACAGGCAATGGAGGCCAATTCGACCCATTAAATTTTGTCCCGATCCGTTGACCGACCTCTTGGGTCATGTCATCACTATAAGGTATGCCATAAAAATAATCAAAGCCCTGATTGTTTGGTAAAAATTCTGGCTGGTCTCCCAAATGCCATTTCCCTATAAGGCCTGTTTTGTAGCCAACGCTTTTTAGCACTTCTGCTATTGTTACTTCTTCAGGATTTAATCCATAAGGTGAAATAGGACGCAAAACCAGCCCATCTCTAGGATTGACATGCATGCCTACCCGCTGAGAGTAACAGCCTGTCATAATAGAAGCCCTAGAAGGCGTACAAACTCCTGCAGTAACCAAAAAATGGGTAAACTTCCGGCCTTCTTTGGCCATCCGATTTAATTCCGGAGTGCGGATCACTTTTGAGCCAAAAGGCTCAATGTCTCCATAGCCCAAGTTGTCGCAGAATATTATAATAAAGTTAGGTGTCTTTTTTAAAGTATCGATTTGCTCCAAGACCTTATGATTATCCCCTACCCCTGCTTTCAACACTTTAGCATTAAGCTGAGCATAGCTCATGAACAATAAGAAAAAACAAGCTAAATAAATGGAAAGGCAATACCCTTTGCTCCTTTGAAATAAATTAGAAAAGATTTCCATTTTATTAAGCGTTTAATAAGTCGAAGTATCTATTTTCGGAATGATAAAAATATGGATTTTAAAACAAAAACACCTATAATATCTTCCAAGTTACTGGTATTATATAATGAAAAAACCTTAACAAACGGAAAAGACCATTATTTACCCCATTCGAAAAAAATTAAAATTAGAACATCCCACAAAAAGAATGATCAAGCATTTTTATCCCCCTCGAATTAGGCAATGGATCTTTTATTAACTGACCGTAACGTTCTACAATTAAAATCCCTTATTCATGTGGTAAGGCAGATTATTAAAAAAAACCTTCTAAATTCTAAATTTTGGCTAAAGCCACCTGCAACGAAGCAATCCTACAAATGGGCTAAAGCCCATTCCTATTGAATTCAATTGGTTGAACATAGATTTTGAGTAAGGATTTGAGGTTTATTTTTCGTATTTTGAATTCAAATTGACAGCTTAAACAAAATCCAAAGCCAAGAGATAGAAGACCTTAATAATATTGCGTTTTTTTTTAAGCTATCATGACACTTTAACCCAGAACAATGACGACAAAATCCCTAACCACCGAATGGCCAGTCCTTGATTTTGCAGCCATGCAAGACACCATTGAGACCATCCACCAATGGCTACAAATAATAGGTAAAATCCGTTTAAAAACCATGCCCTGGCAAAACCACTCCTGGCACACAACATTATACCTCTCTCCAGTAGGTTATTCTACTCAGGCCATTTGTTTTGATGGTGGTATTTTTGAAATAGAGTTAGATTTTATCCACCATCAACTGCACATCAAATCTTCAAATGCTGAAACGCAACATATTGAGCTAAAAACAATGAGTGTAGCCGACTTTTACAAAGTACTTTTTGAAAAGCTAGCGGCGTTAGGAATTGACGTTGAAATTCATGGCAGTCCAAACGAAATGGAACCAGCCATTCCTTTTGCCAGCAATACTGCCATCAGTACATACGATCCTATAGCTTCCAACCTACTTTGGAAAGCTATGCTTAAATCAAATGGAGTATTCAATAAATTTCGAAGTGGGTTTATAGGTAAATCCAGTCCTGTACACCTATTCTGGGGTGCCTTTGATTTGGCTATAACCCGTTTTTCTGGAAGGCCGGCACCCCTACATCAGGGAGGCGTACCCAACATGCCACTCGACGTAATGCAGGAAGCCTATTCGCATGAAGTAAGTAGTGCGGGATTCTGGCCAGGATCCAAAGATTCGCCCATGGCCGTTTATTATGCCTATGCCTATCCCGGTAATGAAGCCTATGCAAAGCAAAAAGTTTTACCGGAACAGGCATTTTACAGTCCTGAAATGGGAGAGTTTTTCCTAAAATATGAAGACGTACAATCCTCCTCTGACCCGGAAAAAACATTGATGGATTTTTTACAGACCACCTACGAGGCAGCAGCCAATACTTCTAACTGGGACCGAGAGGCATTGGAAAGGTAAAGAGCCAATGTTTTAATAGCTACGTTTTTTGGTAGGAACACTTATCTGTAAACTTTTTTATCTCAATTATTCTTCACCACCGGTGTCTGAGCCTGTCGAAGCCAGCGGTATCGAAGTCGGGTGAATGAGCGGAGCAGAAGTCAACCTGAGGCCTCAACAATTAGACCCCCTATCTATATGGAAAGGTAGATTATTAAAAGAACCTTCTTAACTCTAAATTTTGGCTAAAGCCAGGTTCTACGATGCAATCTTATAAATGGGCTGAAGCCCATTCCTATTGAATTGTTTTTTTGAACAATGGGTTCGGGTGGAATTCAGAAATTGAAATAATAACAAATCCTTTCAATAGCCCCTAGCTTTAGCTTGGGGATTTCGGTAATTCACTCGTCTTTGGGGTTTTAGCCCAATCATAAATAGGTGGTGGTATCCTTTTATTTAAGCGATAAACCCTGATTTACGAAAGTTAAAAACTTTCAGCATTTTAGGTCTAAGTTACGCTTCGCTAAACTTAGACCAGTGCATCGATAACACATCCGATTGCTTCGACAGGCTCAGCCAAAGTAATAGCAAGACACCCCAAGTGGGTACCTCGGAACCTACCCTTATACCTTCCTAACTCCAATTTCTGACAAGAAAAAGGGGCTGGGTGCTCAAAACTGACAACATTCGACCTTTTAACTCGAATTTCCCACCTTTGAACTCAAATTTTCGACCTAAAATATCGAAAATTCGACCAAAAAGGGACATCGATCTGGTCTAAACGTCGAAAATATGACATAATTACCGGAATTTTAAGGGTATGGGTGAGAATTTTGGTATTCCGTAATGGAGAAGGGTGCCTTCGAGGGTACCCATTGCAGTTATTAGCTTCAAAATTCGAGC
Protein-coding sequences here:
- a CDS encoding SusC/RagA family TonB-linked outer membrane protein: MKKLIYRPLTRLLSFLFLGILGPLVFTGAGFAFGIETSKSTRYIVGINDANQAISIRGKVTSQSDGIGLPGVNILVKGTSMGTVTDVEGNYNLNVPDGSEVLIFSSIGFITQEVPIIGRNLIDIALEEDLKGLEEVVVVGYGTKKKVNLTGSVSTVTNEALEKRSVPKSSLALQGQMSGISVRQSSGNPGKNSASLLIRGQGTFSSAGNSPLVLVDMIESSLDDVDPNDIESISVLKDAASAAIFGSKAANGVILIETKKGKSGTPVFRYNAYVSSQTPTMIPEMLNSWEYGLAVNENNLNLGQQRRYTDEEIDFFRAGNNPDYPNFDHIGHLFGSGQGTETKHDLSVSGGTAETRYMFSLGYYDQQGIIQKNNADRINLRLNLDSKLSDKLSISVKLAGNKTSSNEPSAPYGNGGIGNIIAGAMRNSNAIPGFTADGLYGRNETSHPEADLNSQSFVSGEESNIYTNGSMIYQITKDLKITGQAGYTQGLTESKTFISTYPITSTYAIQRNSLRTGWYQSSALTLQAFLEYNKDIDDHSFQVLLGRSAQAYSSKYLGAFRDEFPNNEIYEIDAGATVRATNNGGAARNTLSSYFGRVNYDFQDKYLLEANFRYDGSSRFPEESRWGLFPSFSAGWRVAQEDFFQNAFPWVADFKIRGSWGKLGNQSIANYPYQDLIALGQNYPFGGSLSAGGAVTTIANKQITWETTTMTNIGIDLALMENRLSFSGEYFVKITNDILYPVSVSRLLGATPSESNAAKVENKGWDFDLSYRNSIGELNIGASAIFSVVKNQVLEIANLERDISRGLFIGHPIGSRYGFMSDGLFVSEADVASYATQPFSNLAIPGGIKYKDISGPDGVPDGVVNSTYDRSVIGKPLPLSTYAFILNGDYKNFDFNIMFQGEGGRDAFVTLGQFFFPLENNSNVQRDFYENRWTPENPDPNAAYPTIIATASGFYNSNPVDFWNRDATFLRLKNVQLGYTLPEGLIGDTFLDNVRLYVTGENLFTITKFYKGWDPEMQTGGADWFYPLIRSYVVGVNVRF
- a CDS encoding sulfatase family protein; its protein translation is MEIFSNLFQRSKGYCLSIYLACFFLLFMSYAQLNAKVLKAGVGDNHKVLEQIDTLKKTPNFIIIFCDNLGYGDIEPFGSKVIRTPELNRMAKEGRKFTHFLVTAGVCTPSRASIMTGCYSQRVGMHVNPRDGLVLRPISPYGLNPEEVTIAEVLKSVGYKTGLIGKWHLGDQPEFLPNNQGFDYFYGIPYSDDMTQEVGQRIGTKFNGSNWPPLPVMENSKVVQAGVDRNLLTKDYTEKALEFIDQNQNTPFFLYLPQAMPGSTTKPFASEAFKGKSKGGPWGDSVEELDWSVGQIMNKLEQLGIDENTIVVFTSDNGAPMTDDPESTVRGTNFPLSGRGYTTAEGAFRVPTIFWWPGTVPAGSVSEEMATTMDFLPTFALLSGAKVPQDRIIDGKNILPLILGEKDAKTPHDVFYYYYMDQLQAIRSGQWKLFLPLKEFKVHPYFKEGEENQPLLFNVVNDVTSSHNLAAEKPEIVKSLTELAAIAKNDLGNSGQPGLNQRSPGKMDHPVPVLMK
- a CDS encoding DUF5996 family protein, whose translation is MTTKSLTTEWPVLDFAAMQDTIETIHQWLQIIGKIRLKTMPWQNHSWHTTLYLSPVGYSTQAICFDGGIFEIELDFIHHQLHIKSSNAETQHIELKTMSVADFYKVLFEKLAALGIDVEIHGSPNEMEPAIPFASNTAISTYDPIASNLLWKAMLKSNGVFNKFRSGFIGKSSPVHLFWGAFDLAITRFSGRPAPLHQGGVPNMPLDVMQEAYSHEVSSAGFWPGSKDSPMAVYYAYAYPGNEAYAKQKVLPEQAFYSPEMGEFFLKYEDVQSSSDPEKTLMDFLQTTYEAAANTSNWDREALER